A region of Panicum virgatum strain AP13 chromosome 8N, P.virgatum_v5, whole genome shotgun sequence DNA encodes the following proteins:
- the LOC120685631 gene encoding alpha-L-arabinofuranosidase 1-like isoform X2 codes for MIQFGDKAMLLPECAAEVPDLPGGGGFEALVNNTPTIEPWSIIGDESSLHVMADRVSCFTKNTVALRMENIEEGKAYNLVMYIRSSDSVDLTASLTCSRPSSALQNLASAPIQDINVSNWTKVELQLLAQGTCRTARLDLTTFKRGVLWLDQVSLMPSDTYKGHGFRKELMHMLLELKPQFLRFPGGCFVEGNWLRNAFRWKETIGPWEERPGHYGDVWNYWTDDGLGYYEFLLLAEDLGTLPVWVFNAGISHNDGVNSSMVTPFVQDVFDGLEFARGSADSTWGSVRATMGHPKSFPLKFVAIGNEDCDKEFYQENYLEFYNALKEAYPDIQVVSNCENSSGSLGRPADLYDSHIYSNAIDVFLMKSKFDRTPRTGPKVFVSEYAVNEPKDAGQGNLLASLAEAALLTGLETNSDIVQMACYAPLFTNDNDRRWNPDAIVFNSWQHYGTPSYWMQTFFRESSGAMIHPVQITSSYSDSLAASAITWNDTENSFLRVKIVNFGSHAVNLTIRATGLQASTAVNTMASRLTVLTYSNVMDENSFSNPNNVVPIIRELPNAAEETHALLNPYSLTSFDLALEQKAGVV; via the exons ATGATCCAGTTTGGCGACAAGGCCATGCTGCTGCCAGAATGTGCAGCAGAGGTCCCTGATTTGCCTGGAGGTGGAG GTTTTGAGGCCCTGGTTAACAACACGCCAACCATAGAACCATGGAGCATCATTGGAGATGAATCCTCCCTTCACGTGATGGCTGATAGGGTCTCCTGTTTCACTAAAAACACTGTTGCTCTAAGAATGGAG AACATAGAAGAAGGAAAAGCCTATAATCTAGTCATGTACATCAGATCTTCTGACTCTGTGGACTTGACAGCTTCACTCACATGTTCTAGACCTTCAAGCGCATTGCAAAACCTTGCATCAGCTCCTATACA AGATATTAATGTGTCTAATTGGACAAAGGTAGAACTCCAACTATTAGCTCAAGGCACATGCAGAACTGCAAGACTTGATCTAACAACTTTCAAAAGAGGAGTATTATGGCTTGACCAAGTGTCACTCATGCCTTCAGATACCTACAAG GGGCACGGTTTTCGCAAGGAACTCATGCATATGCTTTTGGAGCTGAAACCACAGTTCCTACGTTTTCCAG GGGGCTGCTTTGTTGAAGGAAACTGGTTGAGAAATGCTTTCAGATGGAAGGAAACTATTGGCCCATGGGAAGAGAGGCCTGGACATTATGGAGACGTGTGGAATTATTGGACTGATGATGGCCTTGGATATTATGAATTTCTCCTG CTTGCAGAAGACTTGGGCACTCTACCAGTCTGGGTTTTCAATGCTG GGATTAGCCATAATGATGGAGTGAACAGTAGTATGGTCACACCTTTTGTTCAG GATGTATTTGACGGTCTTGAGTTTGCAAGGGGGAGTGCAGACTCAACATGGGGCTCTGTTAGAGCCACAATGGGGCATCCCAAAAGTTTCCCCCTGAAGTTTGTTGCAATTGGAAATGAAGACTGTGATAAGGAATTTTACCAAG AAAACTACCTCGAGTTTTATAATGCTTTAAAAGAGGCGTATCCTGACATTCAAGTGGTATCTAACTGTGAGAACTCATCTGGGTCGCTTGGCCGTCCTGCAGATTTGTATGACAGCCAT ATTTATAGCAATGCTATTGACGTTTTCCTCATGAAAAGTAAATTTGACAGGACACCACGTACAGGACCTAAG GTGTTTGTCAGTGAATATGCAGTTAACGAACCAAAGGATGCTGGTCAAGGAAACCTCCTTGCTTCACTGGCAGAGGCTGCACTCCTCACCGGGCTAGAAACGAATAG TGACATCGTTCAAATGGCATGTTATGCGCCACTCTTCACAAATGACAATGATCGCCG CTGGAACCCAGATGCCATAGTGTTCAACTCCTGGCAACATTACGGAACTCCTAGTTACTGGATGCAGACATTCTTTCGTGAATCAAGTGGTGCTATGATTCACCCAGTTCAGATCACGTCCAGCTACTCCGATTCATTGGCCGCATCTGCTATAACCTGGAACGACACTGAGAATAGCTTCCTGAGGGTGAAG ATTGTAAACTTTGGATCTCATGCTGTGAACCTGACGATACGTGCAACTGGACTTCAAGCTAGTACAGCAGTCAATACAATGGCATCAAGGCTCACTGTTCTCACGTATAGCAACGTGATGGATGAAAATTCATTCAGCAACCCAAATAAC GTCGTTCCGATCATCAGAGAGCTGCCCAATGCCGCAGAAGAGACGCATGCCTTGCTGAATCCTTATTCGCTCACCTCATTCGACCTAGCTCTGGAGCAAAAGGCAGGCGTAGTGTGA
- the LOC120685631 gene encoding alpha-L-arabinofuranosidase 1-like isoform X4: protein MADRVSCFTKNTVALRMENIEEGKAYNLVMYIRSSDSVDLTASLTCSRPSSALQNLASAPIQDINVSNWTKVELQLLAQGTCRTARLDLTTFKRGVLWLDQVSLMPSDTYKGHGFRKELMHMLLELKPQFLRFPGGCFVEGNWLRNAFRWKETIGPWEERPGHYGDVWNYWTDDGLGYYEFLLLAEDLGTLPVWVFNAGISHNDGVNSSMVTPFVQDVFDGLEFARGSADSTWGSVRATMGHPKSFPLKFVAIGNEDCDKEFYQENYLEFYNALKEAYPDIQVVSNCENSSGSLGRPADLYDSHIYSNAIDVFLMKSKFDRTPRTGPKVFVSEYAVNEPKDAGQGNLLASLAEAALLTGLETNSDIVQMACYAPLFTNDNDRRWNPDAIVFNSWQHYGTPSYWMQTFFRESSGAMIHPVQITSSYSDSLAASAITWNDTENSFLRVKIVNFGSHAVNLTIRATGLQASTAVNTMASRLTVLTYSNVMDENSFSNPNNVVPIIRELPNAAEETHALLNPYSLTSFDLALEQKAGVV from the exons ATGGCTGATAGGGTCTCCTGTTTCACTAAAAACACTGTTGCTCTAAGAATGGAG AACATAGAAGAAGGAAAAGCCTATAATCTAGTCATGTACATCAGATCTTCTGACTCTGTGGACTTGACAGCTTCACTCACATGTTCTAGACCTTCAAGCGCATTGCAAAACCTTGCATCAGCTCCTATACA AGATATTAATGTGTCTAATTGGACAAAGGTAGAACTCCAACTATTAGCTCAAGGCACATGCAGAACTGCAAGACTTGATCTAACAACTTTCAAAAGAGGAGTATTATGGCTTGACCAAGTGTCACTCATGCCTTCAGATACCTACAAG GGGCACGGTTTTCGCAAGGAACTCATGCATATGCTTTTGGAGCTGAAACCACAGTTCCTACGTTTTCCAG GGGGCTGCTTTGTTGAAGGAAACTGGTTGAGAAATGCTTTCAGATGGAAGGAAACTATTGGCCCATGGGAAGAGAGGCCTGGACATTATGGAGACGTGTGGAATTATTGGACTGATGATGGCCTTGGATATTATGAATTTCTCCTG CTTGCAGAAGACTTGGGCACTCTACCAGTCTGGGTTTTCAATGCTG GGATTAGCCATAATGATGGAGTGAACAGTAGTATGGTCACACCTTTTGTTCAG GATGTATTTGACGGTCTTGAGTTTGCAAGGGGGAGTGCAGACTCAACATGGGGCTCTGTTAGAGCCACAATGGGGCATCCCAAAAGTTTCCCCCTGAAGTTTGTTGCAATTGGAAATGAAGACTGTGATAAGGAATTTTACCAAG AAAACTACCTCGAGTTTTATAATGCTTTAAAAGAGGCGTATCCTGACATTCAAGTGGTATCTAACTGTGAGAACTCATCTGGGTCGCTTGGCCGTCCTGCAGATTTGTATGACAGCCAT ATTTATAGCAATGCTATTGACGTTTTCCTCATGAAAAGTAAATTTGACAGGACACCACGTACAGGACCTAAG GTGTTTGTCAGTGAATATGCAGTTAACGAACCAAAGGATGCTGGTCAAGGAAACCTCCTTGCTTCACTGGCAGAGGCTGCACTCCTCACCGGGCTAGAAACGAATAG TGACATCGTTCAAATGGCATGTTATGCGCCACTCTTCACAAATGACAATGATCGCCG CTGGAACCCAGATGCCATAGTGTTCAACTCCTGGCAACATTACGGAACTCCTAGTTACTGGATGCAGACATTCTTTCGTGAATCAAGTGGTGCTATGATTCACCCAGTTCAGATCACGTCCAGCTACTCCGATTCATTGGCCGCATCTGCTATAACCTGGAACGACACTGAGAATAGCTTCCTGAGGGTGAAG ATTGTAAACTTTGGATCTCATGCTGTGAACCTGACGATACGTGCAACTGGACTTCAAGCTAGTACAGCAGTCAATACAATGGCATCAAGGCTCACTGTTCTCACGTATAGCAACGTGATGGATGAAAATTCATTCAGCAACCCAAATAAC GTCGTTCCGATCATCAGAGAGCTGCCCAATGCCGCAGAAGAGACGCATGCCTTGCTGAATCCTTATTCGCTCACCTCATTCGACCTAGCTCTGGAGCAAAAGGCAGGCGTAGTGTGA
- the LOC120685631 gene encoding alpha-L-arabinofuranosidase 1-like isoform X3: MADRVSCFTKNTVALRMEVLCDNCPPGGVGIYNPGFWGMNIEEGKAYNLVMYIRSSDSVDLTASLTCSRPSSALQNLASAPIQDINVSNWTKVELQLLAQGTCRTARLDLTTFKRGVLWLDQVSLMPSDTYKGHGFRKELMHMLLELKPQFLRFPGGCFVEGNWLRNAFRWKETIGPWEERPGHYGDVWNYWTDDGLGYYEFLLLAEDLGTLPVWVFNAGISHNDGVNSSMVTPFVQDVFDGLEFARGSADSTWGSVRATMGHPKSFPLKFVAIGNEDCDKEFYQENYLEFYNALKEAYPDIQVVSNCENSSGSLGRPADLYDSHIYSNAIDVFLMKSKFDRTPRTGPKVFVSEYAVNEPKDAGQGNLLASLAEAALLTGLETNSDIVQMACYAPLFTNDNDRRWNPDAIVFNSWQHYGTPSYWMQTFFRESSGAMIHPVQITSSYSDSLAASAITWNDTENSFLRVKIVNFGSHAVNLTIRATGLQASTAVNTMASRLTVLTYSNVMDENSFSNPNNVVPIIRELPNAAEETHALLNPYSLTSFDLALEQKAGVV; this comes from the exons ATGGCTGATAGGGTCTCCTGTTTCACTAAAAACACTGTTGCTCTAAGAATGGAGGTTCTCTGTGACAACTGTCCACCTGGTGGAGTTGGCATTTACAACCCAGGATTCTGGGGCATG AACATAGAAGAAGGAAAAGCCTATAATCTAGTCATGTACATCAGATCTTCTGACTCTGTGGACTTGACAGCTTCACTCACATGTTCTAGACCTTCAAGCGCATTGCAAAACCTTGCATCAGCTCCTATACA AGATATTAATGTGTCTAATTGGACAAAGGTAGAACTCCAACTATTAGCTCAAGGCACATGCAGAACTGCAAGACTTGATCTAACAACTTTCAAAAGAGGAGTATTATGGCTTGACCAAGTGTCACTCATGCCTTCAGATACCTACAAG GGGCACGGTTTTCGCAAGGAACTCATGCATATGCTTTTGGAGCTGAAACCACAGTTCCTACGTTTTCCAG GGGGCTGCTTTGTTGAAGGAAACTGGTTGAGAAATGCTTTCAGATGGAAGGAAACTATTGGCCCATGGGAAGAGAGGCCTGGACATTATGGAGACGTGTGGAATTATTGGACTGATGATGGCCTTGGATATTATGAATTTCTCCTG CTTGCAGAAGACTTGGGCACTCTACCAGTCTGGGTTTTCAATGCTG GGATTAGCCATAATGATGGAGTGAACAGTAGTATGGTCACACCTTTTGTTCAG GATGTATTTGACGGTCTTGAGTTTGCAAGGGGGAGTGCAGACTCAACATGGGGCTCTGTTAGAGCCACAATGGGGCATCCCAAAAGTTTCCCCCTGAAGTTTGTTGCAATTGGAAATGAAGACTGTGATAAGGAATTTTACCAAG AAAACTACCTCGAGTTTTATAATGCTTTAAAAGAGGCGTATCCTGACATTCAAGTGGTATCTAACTGTGAGAACTCATCTGGGTCGCTTGGCCGTCCTGCAGATTTGTATGACAGCCAT ATTTATAGCAATGCTATTGACGTTTTCCTCATGAAAAGTAAATTTGACAGGACACCACGTACAGGACCTAAG GTGTTTGTCAGTGAATATGCAGTTAACGAACCAAAGGATGCTGGTCAAGGAAACCTCCTTGCTTCACTGGCAGAGGCTGCACTCCTCACCGGGCTAGAAACGAATAG TGACATCGTTCAAATGGCATGTTATGCGCCACTCTTCACAAATGACAATGATCGCCG CTGGAACCCAGATGCCATAGTGTTCAACTCCTGGCAACATTACGGAACTCCTAGTTACTGGATGCAGACATTCTTTCGTGAATCAAGTGGTGCTATGATTCACCCAGTTCAGATCACGTCCAGCTACTCCGATTCATTGGCCGCATCTGCTATAACCTGGAACGACACTGAGAATAGCTTCCTGAGGGTGAAG ATTGTAAACTTTGGATCTCATGCTGTGAACCTGACGATACGTGCAACTGGACTTCAAGCTAGTACAGCAGTCAATACAATGGCATCAAGGCTCACTGTTCTCACGTATAGCAACGTGATGGATGAAAATTCATTCAGCAACCCAAATAAC GTCGTTCCGATCATCAGAGAGCTGCCCAATGCCGCAGAAGAGACGCATGCCTTGCTGAATCCTTATTCGCTCACCTCATTCGACCTAGCTCTGGAGCAAAAGGCAGGCGTAGTGTGA
- the LOC120685631 gene encoding alpha-L-arabinofuranosidase 1-like isoform X1, translated as MIQFGDKAMLLPECAAEVPDLPGGGGFEALVNNTPTIEPWSIIGDESSLHVMADRVSCFTKNTVALRMEVLCDNCPPGGVGIYNPGFWGMNIEEGKAYNLVMYIRSSDSVDLTASLTCSRPSSALQNLASAPIQDINVSNWTKVELQLLAQGTCRTARLDLTTFKRGVLWLDQVSLMPSDTYKGHGFRKELMHMLLELKPQFLRFPGGCFVEGNWLRNAFRWKETIGPWEERPGHYGDVWNYWTDDGLGYYEFLLLAEDLGTLPVWVFNAGISHNDGVNSSMVTPFVQDVFDGLEFARGSADSTWGSVRATMGHPKSFPLKFVAIGNEDCDKEFYQENYLEFYNALKEAYPDIQVVSNCENSSGSLGRPADLYDSHIYSNAIDVFLMKSKFDRTPRTGPKVFVSEYAVNEPKDAGQGNLLASLAEAALLTGLETNSDIVQMACYAPLFTNDNDRRWNPDAIVFNSWQHYGTPSYWMQTFFRESSGAMIHPVQITSSYSDSLAASAITWNDTENSFLRVKIVNFGSHAVNLTIRATGLQASTAVNTMASRLTVLTYSNVMDENSFSNPNNVVPIIRELPNAAEETHALLNPYSLTSFDLALEQKAGVV; from the exons ATGATCCAGTTTGGCGACAAGGCCATGCTGCTGCCAGAATGTGCAGCAGAGGTCCCTGATTTGCCTGGAGGTGGAG GTTTTGAGGCCCTGGTTAACAACACGCCAACCATAGAACCATGGAGCATCATTGGAGATGAATCCTCCCTTCACGTGATGGCTGATAGGGTCTCCTGTTTCACTAAAAACACTGTTGCTCTAAGAATGGAGGTTCTCTGTGACAACTGTCCACCTGGTGGAGTTGGCATTTACAACCCAGGATTCTGGGGCATG AACATAGAAGAAGGAAAAGCCTATAATCTAGTCATGTACATCAGATCTTCTGACTCTGTGGACTTGACAGCTTCACTCACATGTTCTAGACCTTCAAGCGCATTGCAAAACCTTGCATCAGCTCCTATACA AGATATTAATGTGTCTAATTGGACAAAGGTAGAACTCCAACTATTAGCTCAAGGCACATGCAGAACTGCAAGACTTGATCTAACAACTTTCAAAAGAGGAGTATTATGGCTTGACCAAGTGTCACTCATGCCTTCAGATACCTACAAG GGGCACGGTTTTCGCAAGGAACTCATGCATATGCTTTTGGAGCTGAAACCACAGTTCCTACGTTTTCCAG GGGGCTGCTTTGTTGAAGGAAACTGGTTGAGAAATGCTTTCAGATGGAAGGAAACTATTGGCCCATGGGAAGAGAGGCCTGGACATTATGGAGACGTGTGGAATTATTGGACTGATGATGGCCTTGGATATTATGAATTTCTCCTG CTTGCAGAAGACTTGGGCACTCTACCAGTCTGGGTTTTCAATGCTG GGATTAGCCATAATGATGGAGTGAACAGTAGTATGGTCACACCTTTTGTTCAG GATGTATTTGACGGTCTTGAGTTTGCAAGGGGGAGTGCAGACTCAACATGGGGCTCTGTTAGAGCCACAATGGGGCATCCCAAAAGTTTCCCCCTGAAGTTTGTTGCAATTGGAAATGAAGACTGTGATAAGGAATTTTACCAAG AAAACTACCTCGAGTTTTATAATGCTTTAAAAGAGGCGTATCCTGACATTCAAGTGGTATCTAACTGTGAGAACTCATCTGGGTCGCTTGGCCGTCCTGCAGATTTGTATGACAGCCAT ATTTATAGCAATGCTATTGACGTTTTCCTCATGAAAAGTAAATTTGACAGGACACCACGTACAGGACCTAAG GTGTTTGTCAGTGAATATGCAGTTAACGAACCAAAGGATGCTGGTCAAGGAAACCTCCTTGCTTCACTGGCAGAGGCTGCACTCCTCACCGGGCTAGAAACGAATAG TGACATCGTTCAAATGGCATGTTATGCGCCACTCTTCACAAATGACAATGATCGCCG CTGGAACCCAGATGCCATAGTGTTCAACTCCTGGCAACATTACGGAACTCCTAGTTACTGGATGCAGACATTCTTTCGTGAATCAAGTGGTGCTATGATTCACCCAGTTCAGATCACGTCCAGCTACTCCGATTCATTGGCCGCATCTGCTATAACCTGGAACGACACTGAGAATAGCTTCCTGAGGGTGAAG ATTGTAAACTTTGGATCTCATGCTGTGAACCTGACGATACGTGCAACTGGACTTCAAGCTAGTACAGCAGTCAATACAATGGCATCAAGGCTCACTGTTCTCACGTATAGCAACGTGATGGATGAAAATTCATTCAGCAACCCAAATAAC GTCGTTCCGATCATCAGAGAGCTGCCCAATGCCGCAGAAGAGACGCATGCCTTGCTGAATCCTTATTCGCTCACCTCATTCGACCTAGCTCTGGAGCAAAAGGCAGGCGTAGTGTGA
- the LOC120685631 gene encoding alpha-L-arabinofuranosidase 1-like isoform X5, with translation MYIRSSDSVDLTASLTCSRPSSALQNLASAPIQDINVSNWTKVELQLLAQGTCRTARLDLTTFKRGVLWLDQVSLMPSDTYKGHGFRKELMHMLLELKPQFLRFPGGCFVEGNWLRNAFRWKETIGPWEERPGHYGDVWNYWTDDGLGYYEFLLLAEDLGTLPVWVFNAGISHNDGVNSSMVTPFVQDVFDGLEFARGSADSTWGSVRATMGHPKSFPLKFVAIGNEDCDKEFYQENYLEFYNALKEAYPDIQVVSNCENSSGSLGRPADLYDSHIYSNAIDVFLMKSKFDRTPRTGPKVFVSEYAVNEPKDAGQGNLLASLAEAALLTGLETNSDIVQMACYAPLFTNDNDRRWNPDAIVFNSWQHYGTPSYWMQTFFRESSGAMIHPVQITSSYSDSLAASAITWNDTENSFLRVKIVNFGSHAVNLTIRATGLQASTAVNTMASRLTVLTYSNVMDENSFSNPNNVVPIIRELPNAAEETHALLNPYSLTSFDLALEQKAGVV, from the exons ATGTACATCAGATCTTCTGACTCTGTGGACTTGACAGCTTCACTCACATGTTCTAGACCTTCAAGCGCATTGCAAAACCTTGCATCAGCTCCTATACA AGATATTAATGTGTCTAATTGGACAAAGGTAGAACTCCAACTATTAGCTCAAGGCACATGCAGAACTGCAAGACTTGATCTAACAACTTTCAAAAGAGGAGTATTATGGCTTGACCAAGTGTCACTCATGCCTTCAGATACCTACAAG GGGCACGGTTTTCGCAAGGAACTCATGCATATGCTTTTGGAGCTGAAACCACAGTTCCTACGTTTTCCAG GGGGCTGCTTTGTTGAAGGAAACTGGTTGAGAAATGCTTTCAGATGGAAGGAAACTATTGGCCCATGGGAAGAGAGGCCTGGACATTATGGAGACGTGTGGAATTATTGGACTGATGATGGCCTTGGATATTATGAATTTCTCCTG CTTGCAGAAGACTTGGGCACTCTACCAGTCTGGGTTTTCAATGCTG GGATTAGCCATAATGATGGAGTGAACAGTAGTATGGTCACACCTTTTGTTCAG GATGTATTTGACGGTCTTGAGTTTGCAAGGGGGAGTGCAGACTCAACATGGGGCTCTGTTAGAGCCACAATGGGGCATCCCAAAAGTTTCCCCCTGAAGTTTGTTGCAATTGGAAATGAAGACTGTGATAAGGAATTTTACCAAG AAAACTACCTCGAGTTTTATAATGCTTTAAAAGAGGCGTATCCTGACATTCAAGTGGTATCTAACTGTGAGAACTCATCTGGGTCGCTTGGCCGTCCTGCAGATTTGTATGACAGCCAT ATTTATAGCAATGCTATTGACGTTTTCCTCATGAAAAGTAAATTTGACAGGACACCACGTACAGGACCTAAG GTGTTTGTCAGTGAATATGCAGTTAACGAACCAAAGGATGCTGGTCAAGGAAACCTCCTTGCTTCACTGGCAGAGGCTGCACTCCTCACCGGGCTAGAAACGAATAG TGACATCGTTCAAATGGCATGTTATGCGCCACTCTTCACAAATGACAATGATCGCCG CTGGAACCCAGATGCCATAGTGTTCAACTCCTGGCAACATTACGGAACTCCTAGTTACTGGATGCAGACATTCTTTCGTGAATCAAGTGGTGCTATGATTCACCCAGTTCAGATCACGTCCAGCTACTCCGATTCATTGGCCGCATCTGCTATAACCTGGAACGACACTGAGAATAGCTTCCTGAGGGTGAAG ATTGTAAACTTTGGATCTCATGCTGTGAACCTGACGATACGTGCAACTGGACTTCAAGCTAGTACAGCAGTCAATACAATGGCATCAAGGCTCACTGTTCTCACGTATAGCAACGTGATGGATGAAAATTCATTCAGCAACCCAAATAAC GTCGTTCCGATCATCAGAGAGCTGCCCAATGCCGCAGAAGAGACGCATGCCTTGCTGAATCCTTATTCGCTCACCTCATTCGACCTAGCTCTGGAGCAAAAGGCAGGCGTAGTGTGA
- the LOC120685445 gene encoding aladin-like has protein sequence MPSFPPPGAVTVCEINRDLVVAEALSDDRAKDAYGDALGMVFSPIPFQPDTLPPIREPPAAEQPESTENEPTTSVTSTISEFFKRMIFPPLNLNLLQEFDIQKISWNPHKHCLAFVSGKNQVIVHDFEDSDAKEPFILISDQQINVKAVEWRPNSGKMIAVACKGGICLWSASYPGDVPFMKAGVTPYSFSAFPRGSGGRWILVDVLRDSSAEQVTALCWKPDGRYLASASCNSPSFMIWDVSQGLGTPIRRGLSNISLLQWSTSGDYLLAAKFDGTFHFWETNTWTSEPWSSSNGYVSGANWDPEGRVALVSFSNSTTLGSIHFSSKPPSLDAHLLPVELPEISSLIVSRGIEKLAWDASGERLALSFKDGNEMYRGLVAVYDVRRSPLVSVSLVGFIRGPGEGAKPLAFTFHNKFKQGPLLSVCWSSGWCCTYPLILRSH, from the exons ATGCCGAGCTTCCCTCCGCCCGGCGCCGTCACCGTCTGCGAGATCAACCGCGACCTCG TTGTGGCGGAGGCACTGTCCGACGACCGCGCCAAGGACGCATACGGCGATGCCCTC GGAATGGTCTTCAGCCCTATCCCTTTCCAGCCAGACACTCTTCCCCCAATCCGCGAGCCCCCTGCTGCAGAGCAACCCGAGTCCACTGAGAACGAGCCCACAACTAGTGTGACTTCCACCATATCCGAATTCTTCAAACGGATGATCTTCCCTCCATTAAAT CTAAATCTGCTACAAGAATTTGACATCCAGAAAATAAGTTGGAATCCGCACAAGCACTGTCTAGCATTTGTGTCTGGGAAGAACCAGGTTATTGTACATGACTTTGAGGATTCAG ATGCTAAAGAGCCGTTCATTTTGATAAGTGACCAGCAAATCAATGTTAAAGCTGTTGAGTGGAGACCAAATAGTGGCAAGATGATTGCAGTCGCCTGCAA GGGAGGAATATGCCTCTGGTCAGCATCATATCCTGGCGATGTTCCATTCATGAAAGCTGGGGTCACCCCTTATTCCTTTAGTGCCTTCCCTAGAGGTTCTGGTGGTCGGTGGATACTGGTGGATGTTCTTCGTGACTCTTCTGCTGAGCAAGTTACCGCGCTTTGTTGGAAGCCTGATGGAAG ATACTTGGCATCTGCCTCCTGTAATAGTCCATCTTTCATGATTTGGGATGTGTCTCAAG GGTTGGGTACTCCTATACGGCGTGGATTAAGTAATATATCACTACTGCAGTGGTCAACTAGTGGAGATTATCTTCTAGCTGCTAAATT TGATGGAACTTTTCACTTTTGGGAGACAAACACATGGACTTCAGAACCTTGGTCTTCATCAAACGGATATGTGTCT GGAGCGAATTGGGACCCAGAAGGTCGTGTTGCATTGGTATCCTTTTCTAACTCTACTACACTTGGCTCAATTCACTTCTCATCTAAGCCACCATCTTTAG ATGCTCATCTCCTACCAGTTGAGCTTCCAGAAATTTCCTCCCTGATTGTCAG CCGAGGCATAGAAAAATTAGCATGGGATGCTTCAGGGGAGCGTTTGGCATTGTCGTTCAAAGATGGAAATGAAATGTATCGTGGTCTTGTTGCTGTATATGACGTGAGGAGATCTCCACTTGTCTCAGTATCACTAGT TGGATTCATTAGAGGACCTGGAGAAGGAGCGAAACCACTTGCTTTTACTTTCCATAATAAATTTAAGCAAGGACCCTTGCTTTCTGTG TGCTGGAGCAGTGGCTGGTGCTGTACATATCCACTGATACTTCGTTCCCACTGA
- the LOC120685634 gene encoding uncharacterized protein LOC120685634, with the protein MSSSRFYLSSMMGVLLLAAAGQVSAVPYILPVCKSIGGGSSFFDVQFCLEALGSDQRTFDADMTYRNFSVVAADLLTANATSTAAKIDALLREGGGGATARCLRSCQALYGGIVQRQPGCAAAIKELRDEEAISSLEKSASAAKECEAGFRRSSVASPVAAENGNAFKLAKIAVALIKGADGQ; encoded by the coding sequence ATGTCTTCCTCCCGCTTCTACCTGAGTAGCATGAtgggcgtcctcctcctcgcggccgcGGGCCAGGTCTCCGCCGTCCCTTACATCCTCCCAGTGTGCAAGagcatcggcggcggcagcagcttcTTCGACGTCCAGTTCTGTCTGGAGGCGCTCGGCTCCGACCAACGGACCTTCGACGCCGACATGACGTACCGCAACTTCTCCGTCGTAGCTGCTGACCTCCTCACGGCCAACGCCACCAGCACGGCGGCCAAGATCGACGCCTTGCTCCgggagggcggcggtggcgccacggCGCGCTGCCTCCGGTCATGCCAAGCGCTGTACGGCGGCATAGTGCAAAGGCAGCCCGGCTGCGCTGCCGCCATCAAGGAGCTGAGGGACGAGGAGGCGATATCGTCACTGGAGAAGTCGGCGAGCGCTGCCAAGGAGTGCGAGGCCGGGTTCCGGAGGAGCAGTGTGGcgtcgccggtggcggcggagaaCGGTAACGCCTTCAAACTCGCCAAGATTGCTGTCGCTCTTATCAAAGGCGCTGATGGTCAGTAA